The following proteins are co-located in the Theropithecus gelada isolate Dixy chromosome 19, Tgel_1.0, whole genome shotgun sequence genome:
- the ERCC1 gene encoding DNA excision repair protein ERCC-1 isoform X1, which yields MGFGTEKFASQILCGHISLLPRTPRSSRTIESCIEIALLYALLSWGAGPERPEVRRALGRAGSAGGGLPHSLSSLSLEAPRPATEFAALKPFHMDPGKDKEGVPQPSGPPARRKFVIPLDEDEVPPGVAKPLFKSTQSLPTVDTSAQVAPQTYAEYAISQPPGGAGATCPTGSEPLAGETPNQALKPGAKSSSIIVSPRQRGNPVLKFVRNVPWEFGDVIPDYVLGQSTCALFLSLRYHNLHPDYIHGRLQSLGKNFALRVLLIQVDVKDPQQALKELAKMCILADCTLILAWSPEEAGRYLETYKAYEQKPADLLMEKLEQDFVSRVTECLTTVKSVNKTDSQTLLTTFGSLEQLIAASREDLALCPGLGPQKVRAVGKNPRSWGKEGAPSKHNLRPQSFKVKKEPKAGHSGYHL from the exons ATGGGCTTTGGAACTGAAAAATTTGCGAGCCAGATCCTCTGCGGCCACATATCTCTCCTCCCACGAACTCCGCGGTCCTCCAGGACCATAGAGAGTTGCATAGAGATCGCCCTGCTCTATGCTCTACTCTCCTGGGGAGCGGGGCCAGAGAGGCCGGAAGTGCGGCGAGCCCTGGGCCGCGCTGGCAGTGCTGGTGGTGGACTGCCTCACTCCCTCTCCAGTCTTTCCCTTGAGGCTCCAAGACCAGCAACTGAATTCGCGGCTCTGAAACC GTTCCACATGGACCCTGGGAAGGACAAAGAGGGGGTGCCCCAGCCCTCAGGGCCTCCAGCAAGGAGGAAATTTGTGATACCCCTCGACGAGGATGAGGTTCCTCCTGGAGTG GCCAAGCCCTTATTCAAATCCACACAGAGCCTTCCCACTGTGGACACCTCGGCCCAGGTGGCCCCTCAGACCTACGCTGAATATGCCATCTCACAGCCTCCGGGAGGGGCTGGGGCCACGTGCCCCACAGGGTCAGAGCCCCTGGCAGGAGAGACCCCCAACCAGGCCCTGAAACCGGGGGCAAAATCCAGCAGCATCATTGTGAGCCCTCGGCAG agGGGCAATCCCGTACTGAAGTTCGTGCGCAACGTGCCCTGGGAATTTGGCGATGTAATCCCCGACTATGTGCTGGGCCAGAGCACCTGTGCCCTGTTCCTCAG CCTCCGCTACCACAACCTGCACCCGGACTACATCCATGGGCGGCTGCAGAGCCTGGGGAAGAACTTCGCCCTGCGGGTCCTGCTCATCCAGGTGGATGTG AAAGATCCCCAGCAGGCCCTGAAGGAGCTGGCTAAGATGTGTATCCTGGCCGACTGCACACTGATCCTCGCCTGGAG TCCAGAGGAAGCTGGGCGGTACCTGGAGACCTATAAGGCGTATGAGCAGAAACCGGCGGACCTCCTGATGGAGAAGCTAGAGCAGGACTTCGTCTCCCGG gtGACTGAATGTCTGACCACCGTGAAGTCAGTCAACAAAACGGACAGTCAGACCCTCCTGACCACGTTTGGA TCTCTGGAACAGCTCATTGCTGCATCGAGAGAAGATCTGGCCTTATGCCCAGGCCTGGGCCCTCAGAAGGTAAGAGCTGTGGGAAAGAACCCAAGGAGTTGGGGAAAGGAGGGAGCCCCAAGTAAACACAACCTGAGACCCCAAAGttttaaggtgaaaaaagaaccaaaggctggacacagtggctaccacctgtaa
- the ERCC1 gene encoding DNA excision repair protein ERCC-1 isoform X3 encodes MDPGKDKEGVPQPSGPPARRKFVIPLDEDEVPPGVRGNPVLKFVRNVPWEFGDVIPDYVLGQSTCALFLSLRYHNLHPDYIHGRLQSLGKNFALRVLLIQVDVKDPQQALKELAKMCILADCTLILAWSPEEAGRYLETYKAYEQKPADLLMEKLEQDFVSRVTECLTTVKSVNKTDSQTLLTTFGSLEQLIAASREDLALCPGLGPQKARRLFDVLHEPFLKVPG; translated from the exons ATGGACCCTGGGAAGGACAAAGAGGGGGTGCCCCAGCCCTCAGGGCCTCCAGCAAGGAGGAAATTTGTGATACCCCTCGACGAGGATGAGGTTCCTCCTGGAGTG agGGGCAATCCCGTACTGAAGTTCGTGCGCAACGTGCCCTGGGAATTTGGCGATGTAATCCCCGACTATGTGCTGGGCCAGAGCACCTGTGCCCTGTTCCTCAG CCTCCGCTACCACAACCTGCACCCGGACTACATCCATGGGCGGCTGCAGAGCCTGGGGAAGAACTTCGCCCTGCGGGTCCTGCTCATCCAGGTGGATGTG AAAGATCCCCAGCAGGCCCTGAAGGAGCTGGCTAAGATGTGTATCCTGGCCGACTGCACACTGATCCTCGCCTGGAG TCCAGAGGAAGCTGGGCGGTACCTGGAGACCTATAAGGCGTATGAGCAGAAACCGGCGGACCTCCTGATGGAGAAGCTAGAGCAGGACTTCGTCTCCCGG gtGACTGAATGTCTGACCACCGTGAAGTCAGTCAACAAAACGGACAGTCAGACCCTCCTGACCACGTTTGGA TCTCTGGAACAGCTCATTGCTGCATCGAGAGAAGATCTGGCCTTATGCCCAGGCCTGGGCCCTCAGAAG
- the ERCC1 gene encoding DNA excision repair protein ERCC-1 isoform X2 translates to MGFGTEKFASQILCGHISLLPRTPRSSRTIESCIEIALLYALLSWGAGPERPEVRRALGRAGSAGGGLPHSLSSLSLEAPRPATEFAALKPFHMDPGKDKEGVPQPSGPPARRKFVIPLDEDEVPPGVAKPLFKSTQSLPTVDTSAQVAPQTYAEYAISQPPGGAGATCPTGSEPLAGETPNQALKPGAKSSSIIVSPRQRGNPVLKFVRNVPWEFGDVIPDYVLGQSTCALFLSLRYHNLHPDYIHGRLQSLGKNFALRVLLIQVDVKDPQQALKELAKMCILADCTLILAWSPEEAGRYLETYKAYEQKPADLLMEKLEQDFVSRVTECLTTVKSVNKTDSQTLLTTFGSLEQLIAASREDLALCPGLGPQKARRLFDVLHEPFLKVPG, encoded by the exons ATGGGCTTTGGAACTGAAAAATTTGCGAGCCAGATCCTCTGCGGCCACATATCTCTCCTCCCACGAACTCCGCGGTCCTCCAGGACCATAGAGAGTTGCATAGAGATCGCCCTGCTCTATGCTCTACTCTCCTGGGGAGCGGGGCCAGAGAGGCCGGAAGTGCGGCGAGCCCTGGGCCGCGCTGGCAGTGCTGGTGGTGGACTGCCTCACTCCCTCTCCAGTCTTTCCCTTGAGGCTCCAAGACCAGCAACTGAATTCGCGGCTCTGAAACC GTTCCACATGGACCCTGGGAAGGACAAAGAGGGGGTGCCCCAGCCCTCAGGGCCTCCAGCAAGGAGGAAATTTGTGATACCCCTCGACGAGGATGAGGTTCCTCCTGGAGTG GCCAAGCCCTTATTCAAATCCACACAGAGCCTTCCCACTGTGGACACCTCGGCCCAGGTGGCCCCTCAGACCTACGCTGAATATGCCATCTCACAGCCTCCGGGAGGGGCTGGGGCCACGTGCCCCACAGGGTCAGAGCCCCTGGCAGGAGAGACCCCCAACCAGGCCCTGAAACCGGGGGCAAAATCCAGCAGCATCATTGTGAGCCCTCGGCAG agGGGCAATCCCGTACTGAAGTTCGTGCGCAACGTGCCCTGGGAATTTGGCGATGTAATCCCCGACTATGTGCTGGGCCAGAGCACCTGTGCCCTGTTCCTCAG CCTCCGCTACCACAACCTGCACCCGGACTACATCCATGGGCGGCTGCAGAGCCTGGGGAAGAACTTCGCCCTGCGGGTCCTGCTCATCCAGGTGGATGTG AAAGATCCCCAGCAGGCCCTGAAGGAGCTGGCTAAGATGTGTATCCTGGCCGACTGCACACTGATCCTCGCCTGGAG TCCAGAGGAAGCTGGGCGGTACCTGGAGACCTATAAGGCGTATGAGCAGAAACCGGCGGACCTCCTGATGGAGAAGCTAGAGCAGGACTTCGTCTCCCGG gtGACTGAATGTCTGACCACCGTGAAGTCAGTCAACAAAACGGACAGTCAGACCCTCCTGACCACGTTTGGA TCTCTGGAACAGCTCATTGCTGCATCGAGAGAAGATCTGGCCTTATGCCCAGGCCTGGGCCCTCAGAAG